GCCGCGGTTTTGGGTGGTGCCGTGGTTTCGTGGACTGACCACAGTGGTGACCGGCCCAACTATTCGGCCGTATCACTGCGGCTTCATCCCGATATCCGCCTGTTCACTGCGATTCCCGAGCAGCGTTCGTCGACCGCGGAAACGCGGGTGCTATTGCCCGCGCAGGTTAGTCACGACGACGCACGGTTCAATGTCAGTCGCGCGGCGCTGCTGGTGGTTGCGCTCACCGAACGGCCCGATCTGCTGATGGCGGCCACCGAAGATCTGCTTCATCAGCCGCAACGTGCCGCGGCAATGACAGCCTCCGCGGAATATCTTCGGCTGTTGCGGCGTCATAACGTGGCAGCAGCACTGTCCGGGGCAGGTCCTTCGTTGATCGCCCTGAGTACAGATTCAGAGTTGCCGACCGACGCCGTGGAGTTCGGAGCCGCAAAGGGATTTGCCGTTACCGAGCTGACTGTTGGCGAGGCGGTTCGCTGGAGCCCGACAGTAAGAGTTCCCGGTTAATCCGCAAGGTTGCGGGGGTTTGCTTGCTTCCGGCCAGGAAGCGGGCTATCCTCGGAGCCGTCCAGCAATCGCAGCATCTGCATACGTACTGCCTTGCCGCTAGGACAGCCACCAATTCTTCTTGTGGACGAGGTTCGCCGTATTCGCCGCTGATGGCGATCACCGTTGCAAAGTCGATGATTGGCGCACTCGGCGATTTGGCTGACTGCAACAAAACCCCGTATGACGTGATCAGCGGGGGAAGGAAAGGAAATCCGTGACCGATACGGACCTCATTACGGCTGGCGAAAGTACCGACGGCAAGCCGTCGGATGCCGCTGCCACAGATCCCCCAGACCTCAACGCCGACGAGCCGGCCGGCTCGCTGGCCACCATGGTGCTGCCCGAACTGCGTGCGCTGGCTAATCGAGCCGGCGTGAAGGGAACATCGGGTATGCGGAAGAACGAACTGATCGCTGCGATTGAGGAGATCAGGCGACAGGCCAACGGCGCCCCAGCCGTTGACCGGTCGGCTCAAGAGCACGACAAGGGCGACCGGCCGCCCAGTTCCGAGGCACCGGCCACCCAGGGGGAACAGACCCCGACCGAACAGATCGATTCCCAAAGCCAACAGGTCCGCCCGGAGCGGCGCAGCGCCACCCGTGAAGCGGGACCCTCCGGCTCCGGTGAGCGTGCGGGCACAGCCGCAGACGACACCGACAACCGCCAAGGCGGTCAACAGGACGCCAAGACCGAGGAGCGTGGCACCGACGCGGGTGGCGACCAAGGGGGTGACCAGCAGGCTTCGGGCGGTCAGCAGGCGCGCGGCGACGAGGACGGAGAAGCGCGTCAGGGCCGGCGCGGACGCCGGTTCCGCGATCGGCGGCGCCGCGGTGAACGATCCGGCGACGGCGCCGAGGCTGAACTGCGTGAGGACGACGTCGTCCAGCCGGTAGCCGGCATACTCGACGTCCTGGACAACTACGCGTTTGTGCGCACCTCCGGCTACCTACCCGGTCCGCACGACGTGTATGTGTCGATGAACATGGTGCGCAAGAACGGCATGCGCCGTGGTGATGCGGTGACCGGTGCGGTGCGGGTGCCCAAGGAAGGGGAGCAACCCAACCAGCGGCAGAAGTTCAACCCGCTGGTCCGCCTGGACAGCATCAACGGCGGATCGGTCGAAGACGCCAAGAAGCGGCCCGAGTTCGGCAAACTGACGCCGTTGTACCCCAACCAGCGGCTTCGTCTGGAAACCAGTACCGAGCGGCTGACCACCCGGGTCATCGACCTCATCATGCCGATCGGCAAGGGTCAACGCGCGTTGATTGTGTCGCCGCCCAAAGCGGGCAAGACAACGATCCTGCAGGACATCGCCAACGCGATCACCAGGAACAACCCGGAATGCCACCTCATGGTCGTGCTCGTCGACGAGCGGCCTGAGGAGGTCACCGATATGCAGCGCTCGGTCAAAGGCGAGGTCATCGCTTCAACTTTCGACCGGCCGCCGTCGGACCACACGTCGGTCGCCGAGCTGGCGATCGAACGCGCCAAGCGGCTGGTGGAGCAAGGCAAGGACGTCGTGGTGCTGCTCGATTCAATCACCCGGCTAGGCCGCGCTTACAACAACGCGTCGCCGGCGTCGGGCCGGATCCTGTCCGGTGGTGTCGATTCCACGGCGTTGTACCCGCCCAAGCGCTTCCTGGGGGCCGCGCGCAACATCGAAGAGGGCGGGTCGCTGACCATCATCGCCACTGCGATGGTCGAGACCGGGTCCACTGGTGACACGGTCATTTTCGAGGAGTTCAAGGGCACCGGCAACGCCGAGCTCAAGCTGGACCGCAAGATCGCCGAGCGGCGGGTTTTCCCTGCGGTCGACGTGAACCCTTCTGGAACCCGCAAGGACGAGCTACTGCTGTCGCCCGACGAGTTCGCTATTGTGCACAAGCTGCGCCGCGTGCTATCGGGCCTGGATTCCCACCAGGCCATCGACCTGCTGATGTCGCAGCTGCGTAAGACGAAGAACAACTACGAATTCCTTGTTCAGGTGTCCAAGACCACGCCAGGGTCCATGGACAGCGACTGATCCGGCGAGACGGCTCGCCGGGAATGTCCGCACGCATCTCGGTGTTTGGGGTGATAGCGGTTGACCTGGCATAATCGATGCTCAACGAGTTGGAACCGGACCAGGTTCTCGGCACGCCACGACGGGCGGCCACCGATCACAGAGGGCAGCATGAAATCTGACATTCATCCGGCATATGAGGAGACCACCGTGGTCTGCGGATGCGGCAATACCTTCCAGACGCGTAGCACCAAGCCGGGAGGTCGTATTGTGGTTGAGGTTTGTTCGCAGTGTCATCCGTTCTACACCGGCAAGCAGAAGATCCTCGACAGCGGCGGCCGGGTGGCTCGCTTCGAGAAGCGGTACGGCAAGCGCAAGGTCGGAGCTGACAAGGCGGTTTCAACCGGCAAATAGCTGGCTTACCGACGCCCGAACTGTGCACCAGCGGTACAGGACGGGCGTCGGTTCGCGTTAGGGTCCGCGCTCGCGGGAAGAAGGTTGACATGACGCAGCCAGTGCAGACGATTGACGTGTTGCTCGCCGAACACGCCGAGCTCGAGCTTGCGCTGGCAGATCCCGCGCTGCACAGCAATCCGGCCGAGGCGCGCAGAGTCGGGCGCCGGTTTGCCCGATTGGCCCCGATCGTCGCAACCCACCGCAAGCTGACGTCCGCGCGCGACGACCTCGAGACCGCGCGCGAGCTGGTGGCTTCCGACGAGTCGTTCGCCGCCGAGGTTGCCGCATTGGAGGCTCGGGTGGGCGAACTGGATGCCCAACTCACTGACATGTTGGCACCGCGTGACCCGCACGATGCCGATGACATTGTGCTGGAAGTCAAATCCGGCGAGGGGGGCGAAGAATCCGCGTTGTTCGCCGCCGATTTGGCCAGGATGTATATCCGCTACGCCGAGCGGCACGGCTGGGCGGTGACGGTGTTGGACGAGACCACCTCGGATCTGGGTGGGTACAAGGACGCGACGTTGGCGATTGCCAGCAAAGCCGACACCCCCGACGGGGTGTGGTCGCGCATGAAGTTCGAGGGCGGGGTGCACCGCGTACAACGGGTCCCAGTGACGGAATCCCAAGGCCGCGTGCATACTTCGGCGGCGGGTGTGCTGGTCTATCCGGAGCCCGAGGAAGTCGGCCAAGTGCAGATCGACGAGTCGGATCTGCGTATCGACGTTTTCCGGTCGTCCGGCAAGGGCGGGCAGGGAGTGAATACCACCGACTCCGCGGTGCGTATCACCCATCTGCCCACTGGAATCGTCGTCACCTGTCAGAACGAACGGTCGCAGCTGCAGAACAAGACGCGTGCGTTGCAGGTGCTGGCCGCTCGGTTGCAGGCAATGGCCGAGGAGCAGGCGCTGGCCGACGCGTCGGCCGACCGGGCTAGCCAAATCCGCACTGTGGACCGTAGTGAACGCATTCGCACCTACAACTTCCCGGAGAACCGGATCACCGACCACCGGATCGGTTACAAGTCACACAATCTCGATCAGGTGCTGGATGGCGATCTTGACGCGTTGTTCGACGCTCTGTCCGCCGCGGACAAGCAATCCCGGTTGCGACAATCATGACCTCCGCGCCGGCGACGATGCGGTGGGGGAACCTCCCGCTTGCGGGGGAGAGCGGCACAATGACCCTGCGTCAGGCGATCGACTTGGCTGCTGCGCTATTGGCCGAAGCGGGGGTCGACTCGGCGCGTTGCGACGCTGAGCAGTTGGCCGCTCACCTAGCGGGCACAGACCGCGGTAGGCTACCCCTGTTCGAGCCGCCCGGCGACGAGTTCTTCGGGCGCTATCGCGACATCGTCACCGCTCGTGCGCGGCGGGTGCCGTTGCAGCATCTCATCGGGACTGTGTCGTTTGGGCCCGTGGTGCTGCATGTCGGCCCGGGTGTGTTTGTACCGCGTCCGGAGACCGAAGCCATTTTGGCCTGGGCCACCGCGCAGTCGCTGCCGGCGCGGCCGCTGATTGTCGACGCATGCACGGGATCTGGCGCGTTGGCGGTCGCATTGGCCCAGCACCGGGCCAACCTTGGACTAAAGGCCCGCATCATCGGCATTGACGACTCCGACTGCGCCCTTGACTATGCCCGCCGCAATGCGGCGGGTACCCCGGTAGAGTTGGTGCGTGCCGACGTCACCACGCCCCGCCTGCTCCCCGAACTCGACGGACAAGTCGACCTGATGGTTTCCAACCCGCCCTACATCCCTGATGCTGCTGTTTTGGAACCTGAAGTAGCGCAACATGACCCGCATCACGCGTTGTTCGGCGGTCCCGACGGGATGACGGTGATATCCGCGGTCGTCGGGCTTGCTGGGCGCTGGCTGCGTCCCGGTGGCCTGTTCGCCGTCGAACACGACGACACCACGTCGTCGTCAACTGTCGATTTGGTCAGCAGCACAAAACTTTTCGTGGACGTACAAGCCCGGAAAGATCTGGCCGGACGGCCGAGGTTTGTGACGGCGATGAGGTGGGGGCACCTCCCGCTTGCAGGGGAGAACGGCGCCATTGACCCGCGCCAGCGACGATGCAGAGCGAAGCGATGAGGAGAAGCGGCGCCATTGACTGAGACGTTCGACTGCGCCGACCCCGAGCAGCGTTCGCGTGGAATCGTCTCTGCGGTAGGGGCAATCAAGGCGGGCCAACTGGTGGTGATGCCTACGGACACGGTGTATGGGATCGGCGCCGACGCCTTCGACAGCTCCGCGGTGGCCGCGTTGCTGTCGGCAAAGGGGCGGGGTCGCGATATGCCGGTAGGTGTGCTGGTCGGCTCTTGGCACACGATCGAGGGGCTGGTCTACTCTATGCCCGACGGTGCCCGCGAACTGATTCGCGCATTCTGGCCCGGCGCGCTCAGCCTGGTGGTCGTGCAAGCGCCGTCGCTGCAATGGGATCTTGGCGATGCCCATGGCACCGTGATGCTGCGAATGCCGCTGCACCCGGTCGCCATCGAGTTGTTGCGTGAGGTGGGTCCGATGGCGGTATCCAGCGCCAACATCTCGGGCCACCCACCCCCGGTCGACGCCGAACAGGCACGCTCTCAACTCGGCGACCACGTCGCGGTCTATCTCGACGCGGGTCCATCCGAACAGCAGGCCGGCTCCACGATCGTCGATCTGACCGGAGCCACCCCACGCGTCCTGCGGCCGGGGCCGGTCAGCACCGAGCGGATCGCCGAGGTACTTGGTGTGGACGCGGCCAGCTTGTTCGGCTAGCCGCCGAACGTGCACGCACTGCGAAGATTCGGCCAATTGTTCGCAGCTGTTGCACGTTCGGCGAGTGTTCAGCTCTCAGGTTGGTGCAGTACGGTCTCGAGGTGTCCAGCGATGTGGCCGGCGTTGCCGGTGGCTTGCTCGCCCTGTCCTATCGCGGCGCCGGTGTCCCGCTGCGTGAGCTTGCGCTGGTCGGGCTGACCGCGGCGATCATCACCTATTTTGCGACCGGTCCGGTGCGGATGCTGGCCAGTCGCCTGGGAGCCGTCGCCTACCCGCGGGAGCGAGATGTGCACGTCACGCCTACCCCTCGGATGGGTGGGTTGGCGATGTTCCTGGGCATTGTCGGCGCCGTCTTTCTTGCCTCCCAGCTTCCGGCACTCACCCGGGGGTTCGTCTATTCCACCGGCATGCCCGCGGTGCTGGTGGCCGGTGCGGTGATCATGGGCATCGGCCTGATCGATGATCGTTGGGGTCTGGATGCACTGACGAAGTTCGCCGGCCAGATCACGGCGGCGAGCGTTCTGGTCACCATGGGTGTCGCCTGGAGTGTCCTGTACATCCCGGTGGGTGGTGTGGGCACCATCGTCTTGGACCAGGCTTCCTCGATCCTGCTTACCCTGGCGCTGACCGTTTCGATCGTCAACGCGATGAACTTTGTCGACGGTCTCGACGGGCTGGCCGCCGGCCTGGGCCTGATAACGGCGCTGGCAATCTGCATGTTCTCGGTGGGTTTGCTTCGTGACCACGGTGGTGACGTTTTGTACTACCCGCCGGCGGTGATTTCGGTGGTCCTGGCCGGGGCCTGCCTGGGCTTTCTGCCACACAACTTCCACCGGGCCAAGATCTTCATGGGCGATTCCGGGTCGATGCTGATCGGCCTGATGCTGGCCGCCGCTTCCACCACCGCGGCCGGGCCGATCTCGCAGAACGCCTACGGCGCTCGTGATGTATTTGCTTTGCTGTCGCCGTTCCTGCTGGTGGTGGCGGTCATGTTTGTGCCAATGCTCGACCTGCTGCTAGCGATCGTCCGTCGCACCCGCGCCGGCCGCAGCGCGTTTAGCCCGGACAAAATGCACCTGCATCACCGGCTGCTGCAGATCGGTCATTCCCATCGGCGCGTGGTCCTGATCATCTACCTGTGGGTGGGCATCGTTGCCTTCGGCGCCGCGAGCTCGATCTTCTTTAACCCGCGCGACACCGCGGCGGTGATGCTGGGCGCGATCGTGGTCGCCGGCGTCGCGACACTGATCCCCCTGTTGCGCCGCGGCGACGACTACTACGACCCGGACCTGGACTAGCCCGGAGCCGAGAACTACGACAAGGAGTAGTAGTGGTGTCTACCTTGTGGTACGGTGCGGCTAGAACCCCGAAGGAGACCTCGCGGGTTGCCGGCCCCCGGCCCATCGGATGCGTATCCGGTCGCGCCGATTCACGACCGACATAGGGAGCTACCCCTTGGGTGATTCCGGTGCGACGACTGCGATACGCTCGGCGGGCCACCGATCAGTCGATCGGGTGGTTTCCGCTCCATCAGCCCGGAATTGAGGTGCCGCAGTGACGACACCAGCGCAGGACGCGCCGTTGGTGTTTCCCTCTGTTGCTTTCCGTCCGGTTCGCCTTTTTTTCATCAACGTTGGACTGGCCGCAGTGGCGATGTTGGTCGCCGGCGTGTTCGGTCACCTGACGGTCGGGATGTTCTTGGGTCTCGGGTTGCTGCTGGGTTTGCTCAATGCCCTGCTGGTGCGGCGTTCGGCCGAGTCGATCACCGCCAAAGAGCACCCGTTAAAACGGTCGATGGCCCTCAACTCGGCATCGCGACTGGCGATTATCACCATCCTCGGGCTGATCATCGCCTACATTTTCCGGCCCGCTGGATTGGGCGTCGTGTTCGGGCTGGCATTCTTCCAGGTGCTGCTGGTGGCAACGACGGCCCTGCCGGTCCTGAAGAAGCTGCGCACTGCGACCGAGGAACCGGTCGCAACTTATTCTTCCAATGGCCAGACCGGGGGATCGGAAGGAAGGAGCGCCAGCGATGACTGAGACCATCCTGGCCGCCCAAATCGAGGTCGGCGAGCACCACACGGCCACCTGGCTCGGTATGACGGTCAACACCGACACCGTGTTGTCGACGGCGATCGCCGGGTTGATCGTGATCGCGTTGGCCTTTTACCTGCGCGCCAAAGTGACTTCGACGGATGTGCCAGGCGGGGTGCAGTTGTTTTTTGAGGCGATCACCATTCAGATGCGCAATCAGGTCGAAAGCGCCATCGGGATGCGGATCGCACCCTTCGTGCTGCCGCTGGCGGTGACCATCTTCGTGTTCATCCTGATCTCCAACTGGCTGGCAGTCCTCCCGGTGCAGTACACCGATAAACACGGGCACACCACCGAGTTGCTCAAATCGGCAGCAGCGGACATCAATTACGTGCTGGCGCTGGCGCTTTTCGTGTTCGTCTGCTACCACACGGCCGGTATTTGGCGGCGCGGTATTGTCGGACACCCGATCAAGTTGCTGAAAGGGCACGTGACGCTCCTCGCGCCGATCAACCTTGTCGAAGAAGTCGCCAAGCCAATCTCGTTGTCGCTCCGACTTTTCGGCAACATTTTCGCCGGCGGCATTCTGGTCGCACTGATCGCGCTCTTTCCCCCCTACATCATGTGGGCGCCCAATGCGATCTGGAAAGCATTTGACCTGTTCGTCGGCGCAATCCAGGCCTTCATTTTTGCGCTGCTGACAATTTTGTACTTCAGCCAAGCGATGGAGCTCGAAGAGGAACACCACTAGTACCGGATGCTGGTAACGGCTACCAGAGCCATCAAGGAGGATAAGGAAATGGACCCCACTATCGCTGCCGGCGCCCTCATCGGCGGTGGACTGATCATGGCCGGTGGCGCCATCGGCGCCGGTATCGGTGACGGTGTCGCCGGTAACGCGCTTATCTCCGGTGTCGCCCGGCAACCCGAGGCGCAAGGGCGGCTGTTCACACCGTTCTTCATCACCGTC
Above is a window of Mycobacterium tuberculosis H37Rv DNA encoding:
- the thrB gene encoding homoserine kinase → MVTQALLPSGLVASAVVAASSANLGPGFDSVGLALSLYDEIIVETTDSGLTVTVDGEGGDQVPLGPEHLVVRAVQHGLQAAGVSAAGLAVRCRNAIPHSRGLGSSAAAVVGGLAAVNGLVVQTDSSPSSDAELIQLASEFEGHPDNAAAAVLGGAVVSWTDHSGDRPNYSAVSLRLHPDIRLFTAIPEQRSSTAETRVLLPAQVSHDDARFNVSRAALLVVALTERPDLLMAATEDLLHQPQRAAAMTASAEYLRLLRRHNVAAALSGAGPSLIALSTDSELPTDAVEFGAAKGFAVTELTVGEAVRWSPTVRVPG
- the rho gene encoding transcription termination factor Rho; translated protein: MTDTDLITAGESTDGKPSDAAATDPPDLNADEPAGSLATMVLPELRALANRAGVKGTSGMRKNELIAAIEEIRRQANGAPAVDRSAQEHDKGDRPPSSEAPATQGEQTPTEQIDSQSQQVRPERRSATREAGPSGSGERAGTAADDTDNRQGGQQDAKTEERGTDAGGDQGGDQQASGGQQARGDEDGEARQGRRGRRFRDRRRRGERSGDGAEAELREDDVVQPVAGILDVLDNYAFVRTSGYLPGPHDVYVSMNMVRKNGMRRGDAVTGAVRVPKEGEQPNQRQKFNPLVRLDSINGGSVEDAKKRPEFGKLTPLYPNQRLRLETSTERLTTRVIDLIMPIGKGQRALIVSPPKAGKTTILQDIANAITRNNPECHLMVVLVDERPEEVTDMQRSVKGEVIASTFDRPPSDHTSVAELAIERAKRLVEQGKDVVVLLDSITRLGRAYNNASPASGRILSGGVDSTALYPPKRFLGAARNIEEGGSLTIIATAMVETGSTGDTVIFEEFKGTGNAELKLDRKIAERRVFPAVDVNPSGTRKDELLLSPDEFAIVHKLRRVLSGLDSHQAIDLLMSQLRKTKNNYEFLVQVSKTTPGSMDSD
- the rpmE gene encoding 50S ribosomal protein L31 encodes the protein MKSDIHPAYEETTVVCGCGNTFQTRSTKPGGRIVVEVCSQCHPFYTGKQKILDSGGRVARFEKRYGKRKVGADKAVSTGK
- the prfA gene encoding peptide chain release factor PrfA translates to MTQPVQTIDVLLAEHAELELALADPALHSNPAEARRVGRRFARLAPIVATHRKLTSARDDLETARELVASDESFAAEVAALEARVGELDAQLTDMLAPRDPHDADDIVLEVKSGEGGEESALFAADLARMYIRYAERHGWAVTVLDETTSDLGGYKDATLAIASKADTPDGVWSRMKFEGGVHRVQRVPVTESQGRVHTSAAGVLVYPEPEEVGQVQIDESDLRIDVFRSSGKGGQGVNTTDSAVRITHLPTGIVVTCQNERSQLQNKTRALQVLAARLQAMAEEQALADASADRASQIRTVDRSERIRTYNFPENRITDHRIGYKSHNLDQVLDGDLDALFDALSAADKQSRLRQS
- the hemK gene encoding release factor glutamine methyltransferase, encoding MTSAPATMRWGNLPLAGESGTMTLRQAIDLAAALLAEAGVDSARCDAEQLAAHLAGTDRGRLPLFEPPGDEFFGRYRDIVTARARRVPLQHLIGTVSFGPVVLHVGPGVFVPRPETEAILAWATAQSLPARPLIVDACTGSGALAVALAQHRANLGLKARIIGIDDSDCALDYARRNAAGTPVELVRADVTTPRLLPELDGQVDLMVSNPPYIPDAAVLEPEVAQHDPHHALFGGPDGMTVISAVVGLAGRWLRPGGLFAVEHDDTTSSSTVDLVSSTKLFVDVQARKDLAGRPRFVTAMRWGHLPLAGENGAIDPRQRRCRAKR
- a CDS encoding threonylcarbamoyl-AMP synthase codes for the protein MTETFDCADPEQRSRGIVSAVGAIKAGQLVVMPTDTVYGIGADAFDSSAVAALLSAKGRGRDMPVGVLVGSWHTIEGLVYSMPDGARELIRAFWPGALSLVVVQAPSLQWDLGDAHGTVMLRMPLHPVAIELLREVGPMAVSSANISGHPPPVDAEQARSQLGDHVAVYLDAGPSEQQAGSTIVDLTGATPRVLRPGPVSTERIAEVLGVDAASLFG
- the rfe gene encoding decaprenyl-phosphate N-acetylglucosaminephosphotransferase (UDP-GlcNAc transferase) — encoded protein: MQYGLEVSSDVAGVAGGLLALSYRGAGVPLRELALVGLTAAIITYFATGPVRMLASRLGAVAYPRERDVHVTPTPRMGGLAMFLGIVGAVFLASQLPALTRGFVYSTGMPAVLVAGAVIMGIGLIDDRWGLDALTKFAGQITAASVLVTMGVAWSVLYIPVGGVGTIVLDQASSILLTLALTVSIVNAMNFVDGLDGLAAGLGLITALAICMFSVGLLRDHGGDVLYYPPAVISVVLAGACLGFLPHNFHRAKIFMGDSGSMLIGLMLAAASTTAAGPISQNAYGARDVFALLSPFLLVVAVMFVPMLDLLLAIVRRTRAGRSAFSPDKMHLHHRLLQIGHSHRRVVLIIYLWVGIVAFGAASSIFFNPRDTAAVMLGAIVVAGVATLIPLLRRGDDYYDPDLD
- a CDS encoding hypothetical protein (A core mycobacterial gene; conserved in mycobacterial strains (See Marmiesse et al., 2004 PMID:14766927).) — encoded protein: MTTPAQDAPLVFPSVAFRPVRLFFINVGLAAVAMLVAGVFGHLTVGMFLGLGLLLGLLNALLVRRSAESITAKEHPLKRSMALNSASRLAIITILGLIIAYIFRPAGLGVVFGLAFFQVLLVATTALPVLKKLRTATEEPVATYSSNGQTGGSEGRSASDD
- the atpB gene encoding ATP synthase subunit A (AtpB, F-type ATPases have 2 components, cf(1) - the catalytic core - and cf(0) - the membrane proton channel. cf(1) has five subunits: alpha(3),beta(3), gamma(1), delta(1), epsilon(1). cf(0) has three main subunits: A, B and C.), yielding MTETILAAQIEVGEHHTATWLGMTVNTDTVLSTAIAGLIVIALAFYLRAKVTSTDVPGGVQLFFEAITIQMRNQVESAIGMRIAPFVLPLAVTIFVFILISNWLAVLPVQYTDKHGHTTELLKSAAADINYVLALALFVFVCYHTAGIWRRGIVGHPIKLLKGHVTLLAPINLVEEVAKPISLSLRLFGNIFAGGILVALIALFPPYIMWAPNAIWKAFDLFVGAIQAFIFALLTILYFSQAMELEEEHH
- the atpE gene encoding ATP synthase subunit C (AtpE (lipid-binding protein) (dicyclohexylcarbodiimide-binding protein), F-type ATPases have 2 components, cf(1) - the catalytic core - and cf(0) - the membrane proton channel. cf(1) has five subunits: alpha(3),beta(3), gamma(1), delta(1), epsilon(1). cf(0) has three main subunits: A, B and C.); its protein translation is MDPTIAAGALIGGGLIMAGGAIGAGIGDGVAGNALISGVARQPEAQGRLFTPFFITVGLVEAAYFINLAFMALFVFATPVK